Within the Cupriavidus malaysiensis genome, the region GTGATAGTTGACCCCCTGCACGCCATCGGAGAAGAAGGCACGCACGGCCTCGCGCCGGACCGTGTCGCCGCGTGGCGCCACCACCACCAGGAAGGGCCGGCCGTCCAGCGGCAGGAAGGCCTGGCTGCCCAGGGGGTGGCGCTCCAGCATGCGGATCGCCAGCGGGTACGCATAGGGCCTGGCCTCGAACAGGTTGATCAATGCGTGGCCCTGCCCGACCTCCACGCGCGCCAGGCCATGGTGCCGGCGCACCATGCCGCCGTTGATGTCGAAGGCGCCGGCATCGCCGGGAGCGCGCGGCTCGATCACGTCGCCGAAGGGCGCGAAGGCCGCACGCGTGAGCGGCTCGGCCCGCAGCAGGGTCGAGGGATCCGGCGCGGCGGCCGGGCGGAAAGCAGACATCGGCAACTCCTTGGACAAATGGCTTGGCTCCTGTGGGATCGCCCCACTGGTAT harbors:
- a CDS encoding ureidoglycolate lyase; its protein translation is MSAFRPAAAPDPSTLLRAEPLTRAAFAPFGDVIEPRAPGDAGAFDINGGMVRRHHGLARVEVGQGHALINLFEARPYAYPLAIRMLERHPLGSQAFLPLDGRPFLVVVAPRGDTVRREAVRAFFSDGVQGVNYHAGVWHHMLLAVGAPSRFAVVDRGGEGANCDEVTLARPLWLALPAALASA